In Rhizobium jaguaris, a single window of DNA contains:
- a CDS encoding LysR family transcriptional regulator: MDLLALADFNLVARHGGFGKAARATGRPKATLSRRVAELESSLDLRLFERGTRNLKLTEEGRALYERTGALLAELDETASAIASGGQRPRGKLRISVPLLFSQTAMGKIAAGFVLQCPEVRLEVTTEDRAVDMIEEGYDLVIRVNPDPDETLVGRAFLRDRLVVVASPGLARPAPDLNAPGVVRGVGDRQAWDIMTPLGRSTIMIEPVLALSSLIMVRDAVRAGFGVGRLPVSLVSHDLAAGTLVHWGDVEGPEIVLWTLYPSRRLLSARVSAFLDYLKQAFPRGTPEELAAYISR; encoded by the coding sequence ATGGATCTTCTTGCTCTCGCCGATTTCAATCTTGTTGCCCGCCATGGCGGCTTCGGCAAAGCCGCACGGGCCACCGGGCGGCCCAAAGCGACCCTGTCGCGTCGCGTTGCGGAGTTGGAGAGCAGCCTCGACCTGCGCCTGTTCGAAAGGGGCACGCGCAACTTGAAGCTCACTGAGGAGGGGCGAGCGCTCTACGAGCGGACGGGCGCATTGCTCGCCGAGCTTGATGAAACGGCATCGGCGATTGCCTCGGGAGGACAAAGACCCAGAGGAAAATTGCGCATCAGTGTGCCCTTGCTTTTCTCTCAGACCGCGATGGGAAAGATCGCTGCTGGTTTTGTTCTGCAGTGCCCGGAGGTGAGGCTCGAGGTTACGACGGAGGATCGGGCTGTCGATATGATCGAGGAAGGCTACGACTTGGTGATCCGGGTTAATCCGGATCCGGATGAGACCTTAGTCGGGCGCGCCTTTCTGCGCGACCGCCTGGTCGTTGTGGCGAGCCCTGGCCTTGCCCGTCCGGCCCCAGACCTCAATGCCCCTGGCGTTGTTCGCGGGGTAGGCGATCGTCAGGCTTGGGACATCATGACGCCGCTTGGCCGATCAACAATCATGATCGAACCAGTCCTCGCTCTATCATCGCTCATCATGGTCCGGGACGCGGTACGAGCGGGGTTTGGCGTGGGACGTCTCCCAGTGTCGCTGGTGAGCCACGACCTAGCCGCCGGTACCTTGGTGCATTGGGGAGATGTCGAAGGACCGGAGATTGTCCTTTGGACGCTCTACCCATCCCGGAGATTGCTGAGCGCCCGCGTGTCGGCGTTCCTCGATTATCTAAAGCAAGCCTTCCCCAGGGGAACACCGGAGGAACTGGCTGCCTATATCAGCAGATGA
- a CDS encoding sulfite exporter TauE/SafE family protein: protein MSDLSVPMIAATVATFFVAGIVKGVTGMGLPTVAMGVLGSLISPLAAATLLIVPSFVTNVWQLFAGPSFSSILRRLWPMMLAIIAGTVLGSSFIASSDTILTTATLGGALAFYSLYTLFARQLNVPMKIERWLSPSIGAATGLITGVTGVFTLPAVPYLQALGLSKDDLVQALGLSFTISTIALAAGIGAQGALQLDQMTLSVLAVIPALAGMWAGRFIRDRISPLTFRRGFLALLFLLGAEMAVRPLF from the coding sequence ATGTCAGACCTATCTGTTCCAATGATCGCCGCCACCGTCGCGACCTTTTTCGTAGCCGGCATCGTCAAGGGCGTTACCGGCATGGGCCTTCCCACGGTGGCCATGGGTGTGCTCGGCTCCCTCATTTCGCCGCTCGCCGCGGCGACCTTGCTGATCGTTCCGTCATTCGTCACCAATGTGTGGCAGCTCTTCGCCGGGCCTAGTTTTAGTTCAATTCTGCGAAGGCTCTGGCCGATGATGCTCGCCATTATCGCCGGAACGGTGCTCGGTTCATCATTCATCGCGAGCAGCGACACCATTCTTACAACGGCCACACTGGGAGGTGCGCTTGCGTTCTATTCGCTGTACACCTTGTTCGCGCGTCAACTAAACGTTCCGATGAAAATTGAACGCTGGTTGTCGCCATCAATCGGCGCGGCAACAGGCCTGATTACAGGCGTGACCGGTGTTTTTACCCTTCCAGCGGTACCCTATCTTCAGGCGCTTGGCCTCTCAAAGGACGATCTCGTTCAGGCGCTTGGGTTGTCGTTCACAATTTCAACCATCGCGCTGGCCGCAGGTATCGGTGCGCAGGGTGCACTTCAGCTTGATCAGATGACGCTCTCCGTACTCGCCGTCATCCCCGCTCTGGCTGGGATGTGGGCGGGTCGGTTCATTCGCGATCGGATAAGTCCATTGACCTTCCGCCGCGGATTTCTTGCTCTTTTGTTCCTGCTCGGAGCCGAGATGGCCGTCAGACCGCTCTTCTAG
- a CDS encoding LysR substrate-binding domain-containing protein, translating into MRFDLTDLRLFLAVVNAGSITHGASDAGLSLPAASERLRDMEIDGEVVLLERGRRGVVPTEAGEALAHHARAIMHQMSQMRDEIGQYAKGLRANVRVLANTAATAEILPTRLAPWLAARPQVDVELRERQSTEIARSISAGFAEIGILSSAVETGGLILRPFAIDRLVVVAARDHPLSKRPRIRFVDALEYHFISLVGGALQDHIDAQAAKLGTRLKTRIALRSFDGICRMAGEGVGIGLVPETAARRYKRITQIGILPLQDDWATRRLSICVRSEKELTPLALDLFQHLAAEEQREDR; encoded by the coding sequence GTGCGCTTCGACCTGACCGATCTTCGCCTCTTTTTAGCCGTGGTGAATGCTGGAAGCATCACCCACGGCGCGTCGGATGCCGGCCTGTCCCTTCCGGCTGCAAGCGAACGTCTCCGGGACATGGAGATAGACGGTGAGGTTGTGCTGCTGGAGCGAGGTCGACGTGGCGTAGTGCCGACGGAAGCGGGTGAAGCCCTTGCTCATCACGCGCGGGCTATCATGCATCAGATGTCGCAGATGCGTGATGAGATTGGACAGTACGCGAAAGGGTTGCGCGCTAATGTGCGCGTCCTTGCTAACACAGCCGCGACCGCAGAGATTTTACCCACCCGGCTTGCCCCCTGGTTGGCTGCTCGTCCCCAAGTCGATGTCGAATTGCGGGAACGCCAAAGCACCGAGATCGCTAGGAGCATTTCCGCCGGGTTTGCTGAGATAGGCATACTGTCAAGTGCCGTCGAAACGGGTGGCCTCATCTTGCGACCGTTCGCTATCGACCGCCTCGTCGTCGTTGCTGCGCGCGATCACCCTCTTTCGAAAAGACCGCGTATTCGCTTTGTCGATGCGCTTGAATACCATTTTATTTCTCTGGTTGGAGGCGCCTTGCAGGACCATATCGATGCGCAGGCGGCCAAACTGGGAACCAGGCTCAAAACGCGCATAGCGCTTCGTAGCTTCGATGGCATTTGCCGTATGGCCGGTGAAGGCGTGGGTATCGGTCTCGTGCCGGAGACGGCGGCGCGACGATATAAAAGGATAACGCAGATTGGCATCCTTCCACTTCAGGATGATTGGGCGACACGGCGGCTCTCGATCTGTGTCCGCAGCGAGAAAGAGCTGACACCGCTCGCGCTTGACCTCTTCCAGCATCTGGCGGCGGAAGAGCAACGGGAAGACCGCTAA
- a CDS encoding LysR family transcriptional regulator, whose protein sequence is MSNIDLNLLVALDALLIERSVTAAARRLGLSPSAMSRTLARLRQTTRDPLLVQAGRHLVATPYAEELAARVHVLTRETRAVLQPAAAALDVARLERSFVIRASEGFLDLFGASLLSNIAHEAPDVRLVFVPKPDKDAESLRDGAIDLEVGVLGTRAPEIRTHLLFRDRFVGACRIGHPLLAGTVTPERYAACRHVVVSRRGIISGPVDDALATLGLKRTVAAVVPAHPEALWIARDSDLVALVPRLCLGNDAIVDRVAILGLEVFDLPVATPGIAISAIWHPRLDGDPAHRWLRRILFDVCKAARVPDTA, encoded by the coding sequence ATGTCGAACATCGATCTCAATCTTCTTGTTGCGCTCGACGCACTTCTGATCGAGCGGAGTGTGACCGCCGCTGCGCGTCGTCTCGGCTTGAGTCCATCGGCCATGAGCCGGACGCTGGCCCGGCTCCGACAGACGACACGCGATCCGCTGCTGGTACAGGCCGGTCGCCACCTTGTTGCGACACCCTATGCCGAGGAACTGGCTGCGCGCGTCCATGTGCTGACGAGGGAGACGCGGGCCGTTCTTCAGCCTGCCGCCGCAGCGCTGGATGTCGCCAGGCTCGAACGCTCATTCGTCATCAGGGCCAGCGAGGGCTTTCTGGACCTGTTCGGCGCGTCGCTTCTCTCCAACATCGCTCACGAAGCACCCGACGTCCGGCTGGTGTTCGTACCAAAACCCGACAAGGATGCGGAGTCTCTGCGCGACGGCGCCATCGATCTGGAAGTCGGCGTGCTGGGCACCAGGGCACCGGAGATACGGACCCATCTGCTGTTCCGGGACAGGTTCGTGGGCGCTTGCAGGATAGGCCACCCACTGCTGGCAGGGACGGTGACGCCGGAACGCTATGCCGCCTGCCGCCACGTCGTCGTGTCCCGCAGGGGCATCATTTCCGGCCCCGTCGATGATGCGCTCGCCACTCTGGGACTGAAGAGAACCGTGGCTGCCGTCGTGCCCGCCCATCCCGAGGCGCTGTGGATAGCGCGAGACTCCGACCTTGTCGCGCTGGTCCCGCGACTGTGTCTCGGCAATGACGCAATTGTCGACCGCGTCGCCATTCTTGGACTTGAAGTCTTCGATTTGCCCGTGGCAACACCGGGGATCGCCATATCCGCCATCTGGCATCCTCGGCTTGATGGCGATCCAGCGCATCGGTGGCTACGCCGTATCCTGTTTGATGTTTGCAAGGCGGCCCGCGTCCCAGACACAGCATGA
- a CDS encoding SDR family oxidoreductase, with translation MSIAERGKPSPSILIVGASRGLGHAIAAEFLKRNWSVVGTVRDKTTWTPLHDLAERSDGKLEIETVDVSETIQIDAMRTRLANRVFDMLFVNAGTANRDRNETIADISTAEFARVMVTNAMGPMRIIEACQDLVPADGLIGIMSSGQGSVANNDKGGYEIYRASKAALNQCMRSYAARHAGDSRALLLMAPGWIRTRLGGPNAPFSIEETIPDIVATLLTKKGKPGLDYLDRMGKAVAW, from the coding sequence ATGTCTATCGCCGAGCGTGGCAAGCCATCGCCAAGCATCCTGATCGTCGGCGCGTCCCGGGGCCTCGGCCACGCTATCGCGGCAGAATTCCTCAAACGGAACTGGTCCGTCGTGGGCACGGTGCGCGACAAGACAACTTGGACACCGCTTCATGACCTTGCCGAGAGGAGCGACGGAAAGCTCGAGATCGAGACTGTAGACGTCAGCGAAACCATCCAAATCGATGCAATGCGGACGCGACTGGCGAACCGGGTCTTTGACATGCTGTTTGTCAATGCCGGCACGGCGAACAGGGACCGGAACGAGACAATTGCTGATATCTCGACGGCGGAGTTTGCGCGCGTGATGGTCACGAACGCGATGGGGCCGATGCGGATCATCGAGGCCTGTCAGGACCTTGTGCCCGCCGACGGCCTCATCGGCATCATGTCTTCGGGCCAAGGCAGTGTCGCCAATAACGACAAAGGCGGTTACGAAATCTACCGCGCCAGCAAGGCGGCCCTGAACCAGTGCATGCGAAGCTACGCGGCCCGTCACGCAGGAGACTCCCGTGCGTTGCTACTGATGGCCCCCGGCTGGATCAGGACAAGGCTCGGCGGACCCAATGCTCCCTTCAGTATTGAGGAAACCATTCCGGATATCGTGGCCACGCTGCTTACAAAGAAAGGCAAGCCAGGTCTCGACTATCTCGACCGCATGGGCAAAGCGGTTGCCTGGTGA
- a CDS encoding AAA and adenylate/guanylate cyclase domain-containing protein: MSDRSLLEARLIESFAPPPLRLFGKEPSIPPDRRMALLWLDVVGFTRITTQFLAPGPAGIEDLANLLELHFAGLIDMIVAHGGEPLMFAGDGLLAGWPCAGSTPYEALLRAAACGHQILAASRGSLPSGEPIELHAVLAFGQCHTAEIGTGSLRLHVTVGNGLADLQEASTTRAKGQLLVSAAARSILGDAATVQSAGREATILTSLRGAPDPTPLAIPPLTAEARERLASLVPLPVARRLDGRLLGWTAELRRISVVFVALPRLDHASSDILSRLESIVAAIEPEVLEQDGFIQQLRVDERGANLVVVFGIPPVAHADDPVRAVRCAVDMRDALRGIGQPSSIGVATGTAFCGLIGNDVFRAWTTYGEAVNLAARLQGLQQGTIQCDEATVRGAQDVISFVPIGHSQVRGMDLNVPVWTPRRQDRAEFDELMYGRERELKRILSALEDAAQSGISRFVLVEAESGMGKSRLLAELHHRLATERSTTLGGVADRIEHRVPYRGWRGVLTQLLGLDAKQPESQRRAAALSALSPELAPRAALLNPVLQLDFPESAELEAMSAPQRVEARLDLLVSLLRRAASGGSLLVTIDDAQWLDDESWTLATKAVRAVRGLCLVMAMQPMEEDARIETLSDGGALRLKLDGLSDEEQDRLALTRLGAERISPDLANLLRARARGHPFFCLELARALHDEGLIEVVDGTCRIAQHLADDRLPLPDSIHAAVARRIDRLDLESQVTLKVASAAGLRFPTALVAAVHPAANAEQAVVGRHLAMHHRAGMLEPDHIDELDGYSFCHGIMRDVAYELMLYGQRKQLHRAIADWYEQNGALDISRIYALLAHHLEAAGEPVRATHYLRLEAERVFGLGFVRQSLSIGLHGAALLGSEVPDDGAGLQRAIGQEMEQIVALLGDRQPADLIDLPQLQDEHVASLVPLLLSIAPYAYQSQQPELFALLGTRCLRLTLAHGQAGFTPDVYAMYSVVHAAMTGDRRTGAAWSDLSLQLQPRVKGASFARCAFINVWFHNHWVGNLEEGIARAEAGAEAGLASGEIVYGCFNLTTVVVLLAAAGRPIDEVISTGITLLARNGGRVRNSAFTLLLELQSARVLAGKTRAFDQLSDATADEETEFATMLQSRFSNQVAGYYTAKLRLAALGGDWRSALSWAEKARALLPFFAGQPSEVVLVHYHGAAALALAAFGSPEDAQALRAEGWDCADQMRNWEALNEAWLGPRADILEGLLEAGSGQIAAAQRLLSAAAERAENTGHLEDRAFALECLARVQLTAGEIPRALPEALAAYQAWGAEGKRARLADEFGAALK, from the coding sequence ATGTCGGATAGGAGTTTGCTTGAGGCTCGGCTGATCGAGAGTTTCGCGCCACCGCCGCTGAGGCTCTTCGGCAAAGAGCCCTCCATACCGCCGGATCGCCGTATGGCCCTGTTGTGGCTCGACGTCGTCGGCTTCACCCGGATTACAACGCAATTTCTTGCACCGGGACCCGCCGGCATCGAAGATCTGGCAAACCTGCTGGAACTGCATTTCGCTGGGCTCATCGACATGATCGTCGCCCATGGCGGAGAGCCGCTGATGTTTGCGGGCGATGGCCTGCTTGCCGGCTGGCCGTGCGCTGGCTCGACCCCTTATGAGGCTCTTCTGCGCGCAGCCGCGTGCGGCCATCAAATTCTTGCCGCGTCGCGCGGTAGCTTGCCTTCGGGCGAGCCGATCGAACTCCATGCCGTGCTCGCCTTCGGGCAATGCCATACTGCCGAGATCGGAACCGGGAGCCTGCGACTCCACGTGACCGTGGGAAACGGGCTCGCTGATCTGCAAGAGGCTAGCACTACACGGGCCAAGGGACAGTTGCTGGTTTCCGCGGCTGCGCGTTCGATCCTCGGTGACGCGGCAACCGTGCAATCGGCTGGCCGCGAGGCGACGATCCTGACGTCATTGCGCGGTGCGCCCGACCCGACGCCATTGGCCATTCCGCCGCTGACTGCGGAAGCGCGCGAACGACTTGCCAGTCTTGTGCCTCTCCCCGTCGCACGCCGCCTCGATGGCAGGCTTCTCGGTTGGACCGCCGAGCTCAGGCGCATATCCGTCGTGTTCGTGGCCCTCCCTCGGTTGGATCACGCTTCGTCGGACATTTTATCCCGGCTGGAGTCGATCGTTGCCGCAATCGAGCCAGAGGTCCTTGAGCAAGACGGGTTCATACAGCAACTTCGGGTGGACGAGCGCGGCGCAAACCTCGTCGTCGTTTTCGGGATTCCGCCTGTTGCGCACGCGGATGATCCGGTGCGGGCGGTGCGATGTGCCGTCGACATGCGTGATGCGCTGCGCGGCATAGGCCAGCCCAGCAGTATCGGCGTCGCGACGGGGACAGCGTTCTGCGGATTGATTGGAAACGATGTCTTCCGCGCTTGGACCACCTATGGCGAAGCGGTCAATCTTGCCGCCCGGCTCCAGGGTTTGCAGCAAGGCACGATCCAGTGCGATGAAGCCACGGTCCGCGGGGCACAGGATGTCATATCCTTCGTCCCGATCGGTCACAGCCAGGTGCGTGGAATGGACCTCAATGTCCCCGTCTGGACACCCAGGCGGCAGGATCGCGCCGAGTTCGACGAACTGATGTATGGGCGCGAGCGAGAACTCAAGCGCATTCTGAGCGCCCTGGAAGATGCGGCCCAATCCGGCATTTCTCGATTCGTCCTTGTCGAGGCGGAATCTGGGATGGGTAAATCACGCCTGCTGGCGGAGTTGCATCATCGTCTGGCGACCGAGCGATCCACGACTTTGGGCGGTGTCGCGGACCGGATCGAGCATCGCGTTCCTTATCGAGGCTGGCGAGGCGTGCTTACCCAACTGCTCGGTCTCGATGCCAAACAGCCGGAGTCACAGCGGCGCGCGGCCGCTTTGAGCGCGCTCAGCCCGGAGCTGGCGCCGCGCGCAGCGCTCCTGAACCCCGTCTTGCAACTCGACTTTCCCGAATCGGCTGAATTGGAAGCGATGAGCGCCCCCCAGCGCGTGGAGGCCCGGCTCGATTTGCTGGTTTCGCTTCTCCGGCGCGCCGCTTCCGGCGGCTCGTTGCTCGTGACGATCGACGACGCCCAGTGGCTGGATGACGAGAGTTGGACGCTGGCGACGAAGGCCGTTCGTGCGGTGCGCGGTCTCTGTCTGGTGATGGCCATGCAGCCGATGGAGGAGGACGCGCGGATCGAAACGCTGTCCGACGGCGGCGCGCTGCGACTGAAGCTGGACGGGCTCTCGGACGAAGAACAGGATAGGCTGGCGCTGACCCGGCTCGGCGCGGAACGCATTTCGCCGGATCTGGCGAACCTGCTGCGTGCTCGCGCCCGGGGGCATCCCTTCTTTTGTCTCGAACTGGCCCGCGCGCTCCATGACGAAGGCTTGATCGAAGTGGTGGATGGCACCTGTCGTATCGCGCAACATTTGGCCGACGATCGCCTGCCTCTGCCGGATTCGATTCACGCCGCGGTGGCGCGCCGCATCGACCGTCTCGATCTTGAAAGCCAGGTGACGCTCAAGGTCGCAAGCGCCGCGGGTTTGCGTTTTCCGACCGCCCTTGTGGCCGCTGTCCACCCCGCCGCCAACGCCGAACAGGCAGTCGTCGGCCGCCACCTGGCGATGCACCACCGCGCGGGCATGCTGGAGCCAGACCACATCGACGAGTTGGACGGCTACAGCTTTTGCCATGGTATCATGCGCGATGTTGCCTATGAGCTGATGCTCTACGGGCAGCGCAAGCAATTGCACCGGGCAATCGCCGACTGGTACGAGCAAAACGGCGCCCTCGACATATCACGCATCTACGCGTTGCTCGCGCATCACTTGGAGGCAGCAGGCGAACCGGTACGGGCGACTCACTATCTCAGGCTTGAAGCCGAGCGTGTTTTCGGTCTGGGATTCGTGCGGCAATCCCTTTCGATCGGCCTGCATGGTGCGGCCCTTCTCGGCTCCGAAGTGCCAGACGACGGAGCGGGGCTCCAAAGGGCGATCGGCCAGGAGATGGAGCAGATCGTCGCGCTGCTCGGCGACAGGCAACCGGCGGATCTCATCGACCTGCCGCAACTGCAGGACGAGCATGTCGCAAGCCTTGTTCCGCTATTGCTGAGTATCGCGCCCTACGCTTACCAAAGTCAGCAGCCCGAACTGTTCGCGCTTCTCGGCACGCGATGCCTGCGCCTGACTCTCGCTCACGGCCAGGCCGGTTTCACGCCGGATGTCTACGCGATGTATTCGGTTGTCCATGCGGCGATGACCGGCGACCGACGGACGGGTGCAGCCTGGAGCGATCTGAGCCTGCAACTGCAGCCCCGCGTCAAAGGCGCGAGCTTTGCCCGCTGCGCCTTCATCAACGTGTGGTTCCACAATCATTGGGTCGGAAACCTGGAGGAAGGAATTGCACGAGCAGAGGCGGGCGCCGAAGCTGGCCTGGCGAGCGGCGAAATCGTCTATGGATGTTTCAATCTCACGACCGTCGTCGTCCTGCTCGCCGCGGCCGGCCGTCCGATCGACGAGGTCATATCGACCGGTATCACGCTTCTCGCGCGGAACGGCGGTCGGGTGCGCAATTCCGCCTTCACGCTCCTGCTGGAACTGCAATCCGCCCGTGTGCTTGCCGGCAAGACCCGCGCGTTCGACCAGCTTTCCGATGCGACCGCGGACGAGGAAACTGAGTTCGCAACCATGCTCCAATCGCGGTTCAGCAATCAGGTTGCCGGCTATTATACGGCGAAACTGCGCTTGGCTGCGCTTGGCGGAGACTGGCGAAGTGCTCTTTCATGGGCAGAAAAGGCGCGCGCCCTGTTGCCGTTCTTCGCCGGACAACCTTCGGAAGTCGTGCTTGTGCATTATCACGGAGCTGCGGCGCTGGCGCTTGCCGCCTTCGGCTCTCCGGAGGACGCTCAGGCATTGCGCGCCGAGGGGTGGGACTGCGCGGACCAGATGCGCAATTGGGAAGCCTTGAACGAGGCCTGGCTCGGCCCCAGGGCGGATATTCTCGAGGGACTTCTCGAGGCGGGTTCCGGCCAAATCGCGGCGGCCCAGCGGCTTCTGAGCGCGGCGGCGGAACGCGCGGAAAATACGGGCCACTTGGAAGACCGCGCCTTCGCTCTGGAATGCCTGGCCAGGGTGCAGCTTACAGCCGGCGAAATCCCCCGCGCGCTCCCCGAGGCGTTGGCGGCATACCAGGCATGGGGCGCCGAAGGCAAGCGTGCACGCCTCGCAGACGAGTTCGGCGCAGCCTTGAAATAG
- a CDS encoding 3-oxoacyl-[acyl-carrier-protein] synthase III C-terminal domain-containing protein, translated as MVENNIGVIGLGYQVPALVRLNDDPIFDALKKNSSQKEILALFQGFERRHVLGPDESLVSIMVAAAEKAMIDAGVTAADIDLLMGCASLSHYIVPSDLGALHGRLGLPERAMPLPLGNDFSNFTESLVIADALIRVGRVRRVLVVAGGDWTRAVNYNQGASVSAADGAGAAVLGVASAGVRWIVQDQQALVRSDLYGAMYVSGDPLKAEGQPENQEYSGPYFHMTQEGYNDFKSFGGKTAAISAQELLQRQGLSGSDITLIGHQASTLLLDAWADALKTKPALSTIKDFGNMTVASIAVTLAAREEDIDTPYVMLLALGLDLHAHAVLLRRVM; from the coding sequence ATGGTTGAGAACAATATCGGCGTCATCGGGCTCGGCTATCAGGTACCAGCCCTGGTCCGGCTTAACGATGATCCCATCTTCGATGCGCTGAAAAAGAACAGCTCGCAAAAAGAGATCTTGGCGCTGTTCCAAGGATTCGAACGACGGCATGTATTGGGACCCGACGAGTCGCTGGTCTCAATCATGGTGGCCGCGGCCGAGAAGGCGATGATCGATGCGGGCGTGACGGCGGCCGATATCGATCTGCTGATGGGCTGCGCGTCGCTCAGCCACTATATCGTGCCGAGTGATCTGGGAGCGTTGCATGGGCGCCTTGGTCTCCCGGAGCGGGCCATGCCGCTGCCCCTCGGAAACGACTTTTCCAACTTCACGGAGTCGCTTGTCATTGCCGATGCGCTGATCAGGGTCGGGCGGGTCCGGCGGGTTCTCGTGGTCGCCGGCGGCGACTGGACGCGCGCCGTCAACTATAACCAGGGCGCGTCGGTCAGCGCGGCAGACGGCGCAGGGGCGGCAGTGCTCGGCGTTGCATCAGCCGGTGTGCGCTGGATCGTTCAGGATCAGCAGGCTCTTGTCAGATCTGATCTTTATGGTGCGATGTACGTCAGCGGTGATCCCCTCAAGGCGGAGGGGCAGCCGGAGAACCAGGAATATAGCGGCCCCTATTTCCACATGACCCAGGAAGGCTACAACGACTTCAAATCTTTCGGCGGCAAGACCGCTGCGATTTCGGCACAGGAGCTGTTGCAGCGCCAGGGGCTTTCCGGCAGTGACATCACCCTCATCGGCCATCAGGCGTCGACACTCCTGCTGGACGCCTGGGCCGACGCGCTAAAAACCAAGCCGGCGCTCAGCACCATCAAGGATTTCGGGAACATGACCGTGGCCAGCATTGCCGTGACGCTGGCTGCTCGCGAAGAGGACATTGACACGCCCTATGTCATGCTCCTGGCGCTCGGCCTCGACTTGCATGCGCACGCTGTGCTGTTGCGGCGGGTGATGTGA
- a CDS encoding flavin monoamine oxidase family protein — protein MDTLPDVDVAIVGGGMSGIYTGWRLLTSRLTGSKLAGWEAARGKLKVTLFEGSERIGGRLLSARSPHMPDTTAEVGGMRYVAPAQTLVTSLVECVLKLPWHEQVVDLPGNIAFLRGKLLRTSDLGNAAALPYWLDPAEAAWLAAGKGGSPAGLIGRVLTRLMPDLMAHLNAGTLRQYLETVTVDGLPLWQHGLWNLLAKGMSADGYAAARATVGYDCLGGNTNALDLTAEYFDFTPNVSYRMVNGGYETVPWELQSRFQAAGGEIQFQQWLAGFAGTTLDDGSQGITLRFQDGTTKTARAIVLAMPRRSIELLDPEGEVLGPANTQFRQDLASVAPIPLFKCFLLYPNCWWQDSGVSSGRSLTDMPIRQCYYWPAGQQGTTIPKRDAPGLVMVYDDLLNVGFWEGLDKRAEVHKAGLPLSLRSPGHHWPMFEPKAVEMTAESADPFAKRLMENWTQHPATKQMVNELHRELMQMHGKDSAPEPIDAAYMDWSRDPFGGGVHLWNVNVRSDVMLTRMTQPVDDFPCYICGEAYSTNQTWAEGALQTAEIVLQQRLGVPKGEWQDG, from the coding sequence ATGGACACATTGCCGGACGTCGACGTTGCCATCGTGGGCGGTGGGATGAGCGGCATCTACACGGGCTGGCGGCTGCTGACATCGCGGCTGACCGGCTCCAAGCTTGCAGGTTGGGAAGCTGCTCGCGGAAAACTCAAGGTCACTCTCTTTGAAGGAAGCGAGCGCATTGGCGGGCGGCTGCTTTCGGCTCGTTCGCCGCATATGCCGGACACGACCGCGGAGGTCGGCGGCATGCGCTATGTCGCCCCGGCGCAGACCCTCGTCACAAGCCTTGTCGAGTGCGTGTTGAAACTGCCATGGCATGAGCAGGTTGTCGATCTTCCTGGTAATATTGCCTTCCTGCGCGGGAAGCTTCTGCGCACCAGCGACCTCGGCAATGCGGCAGCCCTGCCCTACTGGCTCGATCCGGCGGAAGCGGCATGGCTGGCCGCGGGAAAGGGGGGAAGTCCCGCAGGGCTGATCGGGCGCGTTCTGACGCGCCTGATGCCTGACCTCATGGCGCATCTCAATGCCGGAACACTGCGCCAATATCTTGAGACCGTTACGGTCGATGGATTGCCGTTGTGGCAGCATGGCCTGTGGAACCTGCTTGCCAAGGGCATGAGTGCGGACGGATATGCGGCCGCCCGCGCGACTGTCGGATACGACTGCCTCGGTGGAAATACCAACGCGCTCGACTTGACCGCCGAGTATTTCGATTTCACCCCCAATGTCAGCTACCGCATGGTCAACGGCGGCTACGAGACGGTGCCATGGGAGCTTCAGAGCCGCTTCCAGGCCGCCGGTGGCGAGATCCAATTTCAACAATGGCTTGCCGGTTTCGCCGGCACCACGCTCGACGACGGCTCTCAGGGCATCACGCTACGATTTCAGGATGGTACGACAAAGACGGCGCGCGCCATCGTGCTCGCCATGCCGCGCCGCTCCATCGAACTGCTGGATCCGGAAGGCGAGGTCCTAGGCCCGGCGAATACCCAATTCCGGCAGGACCTCGCATCCGTTGCTCCGATCCCGCTGTTCAAGTGCTTCCTGCTCTATCCAAACTGCTGGTGGCAGGATTCGGGGGTCAGTTCCGGCCGTTCTCTTACCGACATGCCCATCCGGCAGTGCTACTACTGGCCCGCCGGACAGCAGGGGACGACCATTCCGAAGCGCGACGCACCCGGCCTCGTCATGGTGTACGATGATCTCCTGAACGTCGGTTTCTGGGAAGGGCTGGACAAGCGGGCGGAAGTCCACAAGGCCGGCCTGCCGCTGAGCTTGAGAAGTCCAGGCCACCATTGGCCGATGTTCGAGCCAAAGGCGGTTGAAATGACGGCGGAATCGGCCGATCCCTTCGCCAAACGGCTCATGGAGAATTGGACACAGCATCCGGCCACCAAGCAGATGGTGAACGAGCTCCATCGCGAGCTCATGCAGATGCACGGCAAGGACAGCGCGCCGGAACCCATTGATGCCGCCTATATGGACTGGTCGCGCGATCCCTTCGGCGGTGGAGTCCATCTTTGGAACGTCAACGTCCGTTCGGATGTCATGCTCACACGCATGACTCAGCCGGTCGACGATTTCCCCTGCTACATCTGCGGGGAGGCATATTCAACCAATCAAACATGGGCAGAAGGGGCCCTGCAGACGGCCGAGATCGTCCTGCAGCAGCGGCTCGGTGTGCCGAAAGGCGAGTGGCAGGATGGTTGA